The genomic DNA GGAAAGGCTGTCGATGTCTTTTTCGGGCTCTTCTTCGCGTTGACGAATCATCAGTCCGGTGGAGAGCATGACTTCGCGAACGATTTTTTCCACTTCGCGGATGGAATTGATGATGATTTTGATTCTTTGGCCGGTCAGGTCCTGAAAGCTGAGCGTAACCATGATGGTGGAAAGGTCGGTGCCCAGCGTGTTGTTGATCGCTTTCAACTGTTCACGATCTTGTTTGGTGACACCGCCGGACTCGAAGCCTTTGACGATCTTTGCGACACTGCCTTGGAGGTCTTGCAGTTTTTCAACGATTTCAATGATGTCTACAGCGGCTTTTTCCGTTGTTTGAAGGACTGCGTCAAGCTGGTCCGATGTCTCGCTGAAGAGTTCTTCAGGGTCGATGTTGGCTTCGATGCTTTTGATTTCGTTTCCGCCACGGGCTGCCTTGACTTCGTGGTAGATTTTTTTCAGGCCGGTTTGCAAGTCGTCATTGACACGACGGTAAAACTCTCCTTCAAGCAGAGATTTTGAAAGATTGGCGGCGATTTCCTTTTCGACCGCAGAAGTGAT from uncultured Pseudodesulfovibrio sp. includes the following:
- a CDS encoding protein phosphatase CheZ, translating into MTSNEEILKEMMDQVSVELVESLKDSITSAVEKEIAANLSKSLLEGEFYRRVNDDLQTGLKKIYHEVKAARGGNEIKSIEANIDPEELFSETSDQLDAVLQTTEKAAVDIIEIVEKLQDLQGSVAKIVKGFESGGVTKQDREQLKAINNTLGTDLSTIMVTLSFQDLTGQRIKIIINSIREVEKIVREVMLSTGLMIRQREEEPEKDIDSLSVDAKEEASSKLQGPSEGTNQGDVDDLLASLGLD